From Echinicola soli, a single genomic window includes:
- a CDS encoding TrkH family potassium uptake protein, whose amino-acid sequence MIHYKAIAKVMGGLLMLLGLLMLPGIGFSFYYKSGDQMPLIYSAFVSMAIGGLLFFSFSKEDQNIRKREGYLIVALSWIFMSIFGMLPYLVSGTLTNLSDAIFETVSGLTTTGASVLNDIEALPKGILFWRSMTQWIGGLGIIVLTVAIFPLLGIGGIELFVAESPGPTSDKLHPRIRETAKRLWYVYVGLTVLCTGLYYIGGMDFYDAINHALTTLATGGFSTKNASMAFFDVPFIQYVAIIFMFLAGTNFTVIYFGIMGKFDRVWKSDEFKAYVLVVGLIIIGLTIPVFFIGGLEFEKAFRDTAFQVVSLITTTGYVTADYTSFGHGLTILFFLLLFVGGCAGSTAGGIKFIRHLTFFKNTLLEFKRIVHPRAIVTLKINSDRVSGKIITHIMIFLLIYLMVFVIGSVMLSILGYDMLTSFGAVATCLGNVGPAIGNVGPLDNFSFFDPFTKVLLSAIMLLGRLELFTILVLFTPYFWRAN is encoded by the coding sequence ATGATCCATTATAAGGCGATTGCAAAAGTCATGGGGGGCTTACTGATGCTATTGGGGTTATTAATGCTCCCTGGGATCGGTTTTAGTTTCTACTATAAAAGTGGTGACCAAATGCCATTGATTTATTCGGCCTTTGTGTCCATGGCAATAGGTGGACTGCTGTTCTTTTCCTTTTCCAAAGAAGATCAAAATATCCGAAAGCGAGAAGGGTACCTGATTGTGGCATTAAGCTGGATTTTCATGTCCATATTTGGAATGCTGCCTTATTTGGTGAGTGGTACGCTTACCAATTTATCCGATGCCATTTTTGAGACCGTGTCAGGATTGACCACTACGGGAGCTTCTGTTTTAAATGATATAGAGGCATTGCCTAAGGGAATTCTGTTTTGGAGAAGCATGACCCAGTGGATCGGCGGTTTGGGGATTATTGTACTGACTGTGGCCATTTTTCCACTTTTGGGAATAGGCGGGATTGAATTGTTTGTGGCTGAATCCCCAGGGCCTACCTCAGATAAACTGCACCCCAGAATTAGGGAAACGGCCAAGCGATTATGGTATGTATATGTGGGGCTGACGGTACTTTGCACCGGTTTATATTATATAGGGGGAATGGATTTTTATGATGCTATAAACCATGCGCTTACTACATTGGCTACGGGTGGGTTTTCGACAAAGAATGCAAGTATGGCTTTTTTCGATGTTCCTTTTATCCAGTATGTCGCTATTATCTTTATGTTTTTGGCAGGTACCAACTTTACGGTGATCTATTTTGGGATCATGGGTAAGTTTGACCGGGTATGGAAAAGTGATGAGTTTAAGGCATATGTTCTGGTGGTCGGTTTGATCATTATTGGTTTGACTATTCCGGTGTTCTTTATCGGTGGACTGGAGTTCGAAAAAGCATTTAGGGATACGGCCTTCCAAGTGGTGTCACTGATTACGACAACAGGATATGTGACGGCTGATTACACTAGCTTTGGTCATGGCCTTACCATTTTATTCTTTCTTTTGCTCTTTGTAGGGGGATGTGCAGGCTCTACGGCCGGAGGGATCAAGTTTATCCGCCACCTCACGTTCTTTAAAAACACCCTTTTGGAGTTTAAGCGAATAGTCCACCCTAGAGCGATCGTGACGCTGAAAATTAACAGTGATCGCGTATCGGGTAAAATCATTACCCATATCATGATATTTTTACTGATTTATTTGATGGTGTTTGTCATCGGAAGCGTGATGCTGTCCATTTTAGGGTATGATATGCTGACCAGCTTTGGGGCTGTGGCAACTTGTCTCGGAAATGTAGGACCCGCTATCGGCAATGTAGGGCCACTGGATAATTTTTCCTTTTTCGATCCTTTCACGAAAGTTCTTCTGTCTGCTATTATGCTGTTGGGCCGTTTGGAGCTGTTTACCATTTTGGTTTTATTTACCCCTTATTTTTGGAGAGCAAATTAA
- a CDS encoding PhzF family phenazine biosynthesis protein → MEIDYQIISVFTDQNRGFTGNPAAVILLDKLPAEKDMQNIAKELNQPATTFLVEEPGDDRFAIRWFAPDAEIGLCGHGTAAATAFLGQKKSGERTFTFIYPEGKLEGKLHADQTISIITQSIEVLDEVKEIPEQIVEGLGIPLLAMYRTENKYIILAKDGEDIKKMNPDFERLSQCEVFGYAVTAQGADVDFISRTLVPHTLQKEDYATGSSHAMLVPFWAKRFEKNHLQSLQLSKRGGAFSCELDDNGLVTLSGAFLMERAGRISL, encoded by the coding sequence ATGGAAATAGATTATCAAATCATTTCAGTTTTTACCGACCAAAATCGGGGATTTACCGGAAACCCTGCTGCCGTGATCCTTTTGGACAAACTTCCCGCTGAAAAGGACATGCAAAATATTGCCAAGGAACTCAATCAACCTGCCACTACCTTTTTGGTCGAGGAGCCGGGTGATGACCGATTTGCAATTAGGTGGTTTGCACCGGATGCCGAGATTGGACTATGTGGACACGGTACAGCAGCAGCCACTGCTTTCTTGGGACAAAAAAAGAGTGGTGAGAGGACATTTACATTCATTTATCCAGAAGGGAAACTAGAAGGGAAATTGCATGCAGATCAAACCATTTCGATCATTACTCAGTCGATTGAAGTTTTGGATGAAGTAAAGGAAATTCCTGAGCAAATTGTAGAGGGGCTGGGGATCCCTTTATTGGCGATGTATCGAACCGAGAATAAATATATCATTCTGGCCAAAGACGGGGAGGACATTAAGAAAATGAACCCTGACTTTGAGCGCTTATCCCAATGTGAAGTCTTTGGCTATGCGGTCACCGCCCAAGGAGCGGATGTGGATTTTATAAGTCGGACTTTGGTTCCCCATACTTTGCAAAAGGAAGATTATGCGACGGGGTCTTCGCATGCGATGTTGGTGCCATTTTGGGCAAAACGATTTGAGAAGAACCATCTACAGTCATTGCAGCTTAGCAAAAGGGGAGGGGCATTCTCATGTGAGTTGGACGATAATGGCTTAGTCACACTTTCGGGAGCATTCTTGATGGAAAGAGCAGGTAGAATATCCTTGTAA
- a CDS encoding PQQ-dependent sugar dehydrogenase: MKNPITSFSLLQPLVISALILVGSVSCAQDKRPGVMENTPPIEDDPKNYTTETVVEDINNPWGMAFLPDGGILVTEKDGELIYAKDGNKRIIPGTPDVVSKGQGGLLDIILHPDYNTNGWIYLTYSSGEGEGEGAHTAVMRAKFNGNGLTDQEVLYKATPNTEKGQHFGSRMAFDEEGYLYFSIGERGERDVNPQDISRDGGKVYRLNDDGSIPEDNPFYNDENAKKAIYSYGHRNPQGMIFHPLYNEIWVNEHGPQGGDEINIVKKGANFGWPEVSYGINYDDSKLTDETSREGMEQPLYYWVPSIAPCGFALVPEETYPDWGGNMLVGSLKFQYLEMLSLEGKQVTKRTKLMDGAGRMRNVKIGPDNHIYVAIQGTGIVKIIPTP; the protein is encoded by the coding sequence ATGAAAAATCCAATTACAAGCTTTTCCTTACTCCAGCCGCTCGTCATTTCTGCCCTGATATTAGTGGGCAGCGTTTCATGCGCACAAGACAAACGTCCGGGGGTCATGGAAAACACTCCCCCGATAGAAGACGACCCAAAAAATTACACCACTGAAACGGTTGTAGAAGACATCAATAATCCTTGGGGTATGGCATTTCTCCCGGACGGGGGGATATTGGTTACCGAAAAAGATGGTGAACTGATATACGCCAAAGATGGCAATAAGAGAATTATCCCCGGCACACCAGATGTCGTGTCCAAAGGACAAGGTGGATTATTGGACATCATCCTACACCCTGATTATAATACCAATGGATGGATTTATCTCACCTATTCTTCAGGAGAAGGAGAAGGTGAAGGGGCACATACAGCTGTCATGAGGGCGAAATTTAACGGTAATGGCCTTACTGACCAAGAGGTCCTTTATAAGGCGACTCCTAATACCGAAAAGGGTCAGCACTTTGGCTCAAGAATGGCATTTGATGAAGAGGGCTATCTCTATTTTTCAATAGGTGAAAGGGGAGAAAGGGATGTAAATCCTCAGGACATCTCCCGTGATGGTGGTAAAGTCTATCGTCTAAATGACGATGGATCAATTCCTGAGGACAATCCATTTTACAACGATGAAAATGCTAAAAAAGCTATCTATTCCTATGGCCATAGAAATCCGCAAGGAATGATCTTCCACCCACTTTATAATGAAATATGGGTCAATGAGCATGGCCCCCAAGGAGGCGATGAAATCAATATTGTAAAAAAAGGCGCCAATTTCGGATGGCCAGAAGTATCCTATGGGATCAATTATGACGATTCCAAGTTGACAGATGAAACCAGCCGGGAAGGTATGGAACAGCCACTTTATTATTGGGTGCCTTCCATTGCACCATGTGGATTTGCGCTGGTGCCAGAAGAAACTTATCCTGATTGGGGAGGAAATATGCTTGTAGGCTCATTAAAATTCCAATACTTGGAAATGCTCAGCCTGGAAGGCAAGCAGGTGACCAAAAGAACCAAATTGATGGATGGGGCCGGAAGAATGAGAAATGTCAAAATTGGTCCTGATAACCATATCTATGTGGCCATTCAAGGAACGGGCATCGTCAAAATCATCCCCACACCTTAA